The following coding sequences lie in one Treponema sp. OMZ 790 genomic window:
- a CDS encoding DUF2752 domain-containing protein has product MTCIVRALFKCPCPTCGVTRAMISLLKSDIKNYCDYNIMGVPLCIATILMVLGERKNNKAYQKVSGCIFIINIVYYIYRLYSGNIP; this is encoded by the coding sequence ATGACCTGTATAGTAAGAGCGTTATTTAAATGCCCTTGCCCTACATGTGGTGTTACACGGGCAATGATTAGTTTATTAAAGAGTGATATAAAAAATTATTGTGATTATAATATAATGGGAGTTCCATTGTGTATTGCAACAATACTGATGGTTTTAGGGGAAAGGAAGAATAATAAGGCATATCAAAAAGTCAGTGGGTGCATATTCATAATTAACATAGTATATTATATTTATAGACTATATAGCGGAAATATTCCATAA
- a CDS encoding site-specific DNA-methyltransferase produces MITTNILSGDCLEKLKALPNSSVDLIVTSPPYADQRKNTYGGIKPEKYVSWFLPIAAELFRVLKNDGTFILNIKEKVQNGERSTYVLELILEMKKQGWLWTEEFIWHKKNCYPGKWPNRFRDAWERLLQFNKIKKFNMYQEAVMVPMGDWAKNRLKIIGSR; encoded by the coding sequence ATGATAACAACGAATATATTATCGGGAGATTGTCTGGAAAAACTAAAAGCATTACCCAACTCTTCCGTCGACCTTATTGTTACCTCACCTCCTTATGCCGATCAGCGGAAAAATACGTATGGCGGTATAAAACCGGAGAAATATGTATCATGGTTTCTTCCGATTGCTGCGGAGCTTTTTAGAGTTTTGAAAAATGACGGTACTTTTATTCTCAATATAAAAGAAAAGGTTCAAAACGGGGAACGCAGCACGTATGTTCTTGAATTAATCTTGGAAATGAAAAAGCAAGGCTGGTTATGGACAGAAGAATTTATTTGGCACAAAAAAAACTGTTATCCCGGAAAATGGCCGAACAGGTTTAGGGATGCGTGGGAGCGTTTGTTACAATTCAATAAAATAAAAAAATTTAATATGTATCAAGAAGCTGTAATGGTTCCTATGGGAGATTGGGCAAAAAATAGGCTTAAAATTATCGGAAGTCGATAA
- a CDS encoding ClbS/DfsB family four-helix bundle protein has translation MARARNKDDLLKFAAENYSKLMDIISKMTENQMNTLFDFSGDKSKKEAHWERDKNVRDVLIHLYEWHQLMLKFIENNADGKSNIPFLPDEYSWKTYGAMNVMFWKRHQNTSLESAKAMLAESHKKILALAEKYSNEELFTKKYFSWTGTTDLGSYFVSTTSSHYDWAIKKIKLHCKKIV, from the coding sequence ATGGCACGGGCAAGAAATAAAGATGATTTGCTTAAATTTGCAGCGGAAAATTATTCAAAATTGATGGATATTATTTCTAAAATGACTGAAAATCAAATGAACACGCTTTTTGATTTTTCCGGCGATAAAAGCAAAAAAGAAGCTCATTGGGAGCGCGATAAAAATGTTAGAGATGTCTTGATTCATTTGTATGAATGGCATCAACTTATGTTGAAATTCATAGAAAATAATGCTGACGGAAAAAGTAATATTCCGTTTTTGCCGGATGAGTATTCTTGGAAAACCTATGGAGCAATGAATGTCATGTTTTGGAAACGGCATCAGAATACAAGTCTTGAAAGTGCAAAAGCAATGCTAGCGGAAAGTCATAAAAAGATTCTTGCACTGGCTGAGAAATATTCAAATGAAGAGCTTTTTACGAAAAAATATTTTTCATGGACAGGAACAACTGATTTAGGTTCATATTTTGTAAGTACGACTTCAAGTCATTATGACTGGGCTATAAAAAAGATAAAATTGCATTGTAAAAAAATTGTATAA
- a CDS encoding DNA cytosine methyltransferase — MQNTKSIRFIDLFAGIGGIRIPFDELGYSCVFSSEWDKNACKTYTANFGDIPCR, encoded by the coding sequence ATGCAAAATACTAAGTCCATAAGATTTATAGATTTATTCGCCGGAATTGGAGGTATTCGAATTCCATTTGATGAACTTGGATATAGTTGTGTCTTTTCTTCCGAATGGGACAAAAATGCCTGTAAAACGTATACTGCAAATTTTGGTGATATTCCCTGCAGGTGA
- a CDS encoding type II toxin-antitoxin system Phd/YefM family antitoxin translates to MPQIVPIRDLKNTSAISNLCHETNEPIFITKNGYGDMVIMSMETYEGNAFFNDLYSNLEEAEIDLQNDRVSDIDEAIEEIKVAMIYDIQITDKAKRFE, encoded by the coding sequence ATGCCGCAAATAGTACCAATTCGCGACTTAAAAAATACGAGTGCGATTTCAAATCTTTGTCATGAAACAAATGAGCCGATTTTTATAACAAAAAATGGCTATGGTGATATGGTTATTATGAGTATGGAAACATATGAAGGAAATGCTTTTTTTAATGATCTTTATAGTAATTTGGAAGAAGCAGAAATAGATTTGCAAAACGACAGGGTTTCCGATATTGATGAGGCTATAGAGGAGATAAAAGTCGCTATGATTTATGATATTCAAATCACTGATAAGGCAAAGAGATTTGAATGA
- the dcm gene encoding DNA (cytosine-5-)-methyltransferase — translation MPVKRILQILVIFPAGDITKIPAQNIPTHDILLAGFPCQAFSIMGKMQGFNDTRGTMFFEIERILSYHKPKVVLLENAKQLTTHNKGNTF, via the coding sequence ATGCCTGTAAAACGTATACTGCAAATTTTGGTGATATTCCCTGCAGGTGATATCACAAAAATACCGGCACAAAATATTCCTACCCATGATATCCTCTTAGCGGGTTTCCCTTGTCAGGCTTTTTCAATTATGGGAAAAATGCAGGGGTTTAATGATACTCGAGGAACGATGTTTTTTGAGATTGAAAGGATTCTCTCTTATCATAAACCTAAAGTAGTTTTATTGGAAAATGCAAAACAACTTACAACTCATAACAAAGGAAATACTTTTTAA
- a CDS encoding transposase, whose amino-acid sequence MAFKEKLIEASIKKLFEKFGKELARNNLIGKEGTIIDATIVEAPIQHNSKDENEQIKNGKVPEQWQEAKNKAKLSQKDCDARWTKKHKRSYYGYKDHIKVDKKSKLILKVTVTAANVHDSRELKNLVEREDERLYADSAYIGEEIERV is encoded by the coding sequence ATGGCTTTTAAAGAAAAACTCATTGAAGCGAGTATCAAAAAGTTATTTGAAAAGTTTGGAAAAGAATTAGCTAGGAATAACTTAATAGGAAAAGAGGGAACGATAATAGATGCGACAATAGTAGAAGCTCCGATACAGCATAACAGCAAAGATGAAAATGAACAAATCAAAAATGGAAAAGTCCCTGAACAATGGCAAGAAGCAAAAAATAAGGCAAAATTATCGCAAAAAGACTGTGATGCGAGGTGGACAAAGAAGCACAAACGTAGCTATTACGGTTATAAAGATCATATAAAAGTAGATAAAAAAAGTAAGCTTATATTGAAAGTGACGGTAACAGCAGCCAATGTTCATGATAGTAGAGAGTTAAAAAATTTGGTTGAAAGGGAAGATGAAAGATTATACGCAGATAGTGCTTATATAGGAGAAGAAATAGAGAGAGTTTAA
- a CDS encoding BrnA antitoxin family protein: MTISIDSDCISFFKAEAKKNNTKYQTMMNEVLSQYAKHYAVN; this comes from the coding sequence ATAACAATCTCAATAGATTCTGATTGTATTAGTTTTTTCAAAGCAGAAGCAAAGAAAAATAATACAAAATATCAGACTATGATGAATGAAGTACTTTCTCAGTATGCAAAGCATTATGCGGTAAATTGA
- a CDS encoding BrnA antitoxin family protein, with translation MITSKKLTAERIAEIEKFPITYDEDSPKFSKEELQEFVPYHKEYFDITPKKVSISFKIDADILAMMKATGKGYQTRINKCLRDAVFEGRF, from the coding sequence ATGATTACATCAAAAAAATTAACGGCTGAACGAATTGCAGAAATTGAGAAATTCCCTATTACCTATGATGAAGATTCTCCGAAATTCTCAAAGGAAGAATTACAGGAATTTGTTCCGTATCATAAAGAGTATTTCGACATAACACCAAAAAAGGTATCAATTTCATTTAAAATTGATGCTGATATTCTTGCAATGATGAAGGCAACCGGTAAAGGTTATCAGACAAGAATAAACAAATGTCTTAGAGATGCTGTTTTCGAAGGTAGATTTTAA
- a CDS encoding BrnT family toxin: protein MTFEWDENKNSENIRKHQVSFEKAQDTFFDANRMILEDIKHSSSEKRYFCIGKTDEGILTVRFTIRGQNIRIFGAGYWRQGKKLYEEHLQ, encoded by the coding sequence ATGACATTTGAATGGGATGAAAATAAAAACTCTGAAAACATACGGAAGCATCAGGTTTCTTTTGAAAAAGCGCAGGATACTTTTTTTGATGCAAACCGTATGATTTTAGAAGATATAAAGCATTCCAGTTCTGAAAAACGTTATTTTTGCATTGGAAAAACAGACGAAGGAATTTTGACAGTGCGTTTTACAATACGCGGTCAAAATATTAGGATTTTCGGCGCAGGCTATTGGCGCCAAGGAAAGAAACTCTATGAAGAGCATTTACAGTAA
- a CDS encoding type II toxin-antitoxin system HicB family antitoxin, with protein sequence MKLAYPAIITYCEEDNSYSVEFPDLKGCVSGGFSLIEAIEMGIDAASGWILTEIEEGNAVPKASEPRKIKLPDDKSFINMLILDMDSYSEKYSTKCVRKNITLPKWVNTLAEKNNVNFSQLLQNTIVEKYVGAM encoded by the coding sequence ATGAAATTAGCATATCCGGCAATTATAACATATTGTGAGGAAGATAATAGTTATAGCGTAGAATTTCCCGACTTGAAAGGCTGTGTTTCCGGAGGATTTTCTCTTATAGAAGCGATAGAGATGGGAATAGATGCGGCATCGGGTTGGATTTTAACGGAAATCGAAGAAGGAAATGCTGTACCGAAAGCAAGTGAGCCTAGAAAAATAAAACTACCTGATGATAAGAGTTTTATAAATATGCTTATTTTAGATATGGATTCGTACAGTGAAAAATATTCAACTAAATGCGTGAGAAAAAATATAACGCTTCCTAAATGGGTGAATACGCTTGCAGAAAAAAATAATGTGAATTTTTCACAATTATTACAGAATACGATAGTAGAAAAATATGTAGGTGCTATGTAA
- a CDS encoding transposase: MKQKGLFDEEDRLRVLSNLGDSLEKLNEKINWEIFKPLLKKALTKEPKGLGGRPAYDYVMMFKIIILQNYTT; encoded by the coding sequence ATGAAACAAAAAGGATTATTTGATGAAGAAGATCGTTTAAGAGTATTAAGTAACTTAGGTGATAGTCTTGAAAAATTAAACGAAAAAATAAATTGGGAAATATTCAAACCACTATTAAAAAAAGCATTAACCAAAGAGCCAAAAGGTTTAGGCGGAAGACCTGCATACGATTATGTAATGATGTTTAAAATAATAATCTTACAAAATTATACAACATAA
- a CDS encoding DNA cytosine methyltransferase, with protein sequence MVFWIKINQINLILILKKKDYSLENILENENQIDNSFYASPEIRKKRLAMTEDKIKFFPSVWHENKSGNISILDYSCALRTGASYNYLLVNGVRRFTPRELLRLQGFPDTYKIVVSTQEIRRQTGNSVAVPMIRMAAKKIDLILRGEENGATSETSRFQKTDNKRIISA encoded by the coding sequence TTGGTTTTTTGGATAAAAATCAATCAAATAAATTTAATTTTGATTTTGAAAAAAAAAGATTACAGTCTTGAAAATATCTTGGAAAATGAAAATCAAATTGATAATAGTTTCTATGCCTCTCCTGAAATTCGGAAAAAACGTCTAGCAATGACTGAAGACAAAATTAAATTTTTCCCTTCTGTATGGCATGAAAATAAGTCCGGTAACATATCAATTTTAGATTATTCATGTGCATTAAGAACTGGAGCATCATATAATTATCTTTTAGTAAATGGAGTACGCAGATTTACTCCAAGGGAATTGCTTAGATTACAGGGATTCCCAGATACTTATAAAATTGTTGTTTCTACACAAGAAATTAGACGGCAGACAGGAAATTCTGTAGCTGTACCAATGATTAGAATGGCAGCAAAGAAAATAGATTTAATTTTACGAGGAGAAGAAAATGGAGCAACATCCGAAACTTCGAGATTCCAAAAGACTGACAACAAAAGAATTATATCCGCTTAA
- a CDS encoding DNA methyltransferase, whose amino-acid sequence MGSGTTVFVANRMNRHAIGIDIVDEYCEKVQKKINEQEIMLFEREVNYG is encoded by the coding sequence ATGGGATCGGGTACGACAGTCTTTGTTGCAAACCGTATGAACCGTCATGCGATAGGAATTGATATTGTAGATGAATACTGTGAAAAGGTACAAAAGAAAATCAATGAACAAGAGATAATGTTGTTTGAACGTGAGGTTAACTATGGGTAG
- a CDS encoding TM2 domain-containing protein → MDANKIDMFFVSNGKKLPSEKAAIIREKMATIDDSRYATISSVEMKDPTTMLLISIFLGKFGVDRFMLGNTGMGILKLLTAGLCGVLWLIDVIQISGKTKDYNYNALMQIL, encoded by the coding sequence ATGGACGCAAATAAAATTGATATGTTTTTTGTATCAAATGGGAAAAAATTGCCTAGCGAAAAAGCAGCAATTATTCGGGAAAAAATGGCAACTATCGATGATTCAAGATATGCTACAATAAGTTCAGTTGAGATGAAAGATCCCACAACAATGTTACTTATAAGTATTTTTCTTGGCAAATTTGGCGTTGATAGATTTATGCTGGGTAATACCGGGATGGGAATTCTGAAATTATTGACAGCAGGATTGTGTGGAGTTCTTTGGCTAATAGATGTGATACAGATTAGCGGAAAAACAAAGGACTATAATTACAATGCATTAATGCAAATATTATAA
- a CDS encoding BrnT family toxin, which yields MGKTVISENRRFEWDEEKNEINCKKHGFGFEEITDVFDDPYFLVRYDKNHSVDEERWNGIGCINGMLVLVTTFTERERIRIISAQRADNDLKEVYYDYIKKING from the coding sequence ATGGGTAAAACTGTTATAAGTGAAAATCGTCGTTTTGAATGGGATGAAGAAAAGAATGAAATCAACTGTAAAAAACATGGTTTCGGGTTTGAAGAGATAACGGATGTCTTTGATGATCCATATTTTCTTGTCCGATATGATAAAAATCATTCTGTTGATGAAGAAAGATGGAATGGTATAGGTTGTATAAATGGAATGTTGGTTCTTGTAACTACTTTTACGGAACGTGAACGAATTAGAATTATTTCAGCTCAAAGAGCAGATAATGATTTGAAGGAGGTCTATTATGATTACATCAAAAAAATTAACGGCTGA
- a CDS encoding DNA cytosine methyltransferase encodes MQNNLQLITKEILFKVILQRLTQLGYHLKYQVLNALDFGLPQKRERIIIIGFLDKNQSNKFNFDFEKKRLQS; translated from the coding sequence ATGCAAAACAACTTACAACTCATAACAAAGGAAATACTTTTTAAAGTTATTTTACAAAGGCTTACTCAATTAGGTTACCATTTGAAATATCAAGTATTAAATGCTCTTGATTTTGGTTTGCCGCAAAAAAGAGAAAGAATAATAATTATTGGTTTTTTGGATAAAAATCAATCAAATAAATTTAATTTTGATTTTGAAAAAAAAAGATTACAGTCTTGA
- a CDS encoding type II toxin-antitoxin system RelE/ParE family toxin: MNEIVKYIKEILVNPDAVSSLLDDFFRQKSFLAENPYMFPRCSILKLHKKGYHRFIFKNNYIALYLIDDNKKVVTIMHIFYAKRDYGKLL, translated from the coding sequence TTGAATGAAATTGTAAAATATATAAAAGAAATACTTGTAAATCCAGACGCTGTATCAAGTTTATTAGATGATTTTTTTAGACAAAAATCTTTTTTAGCTGAAAATCCATATATGTTTCCTCGATGTTCTATTTTGAAATTACATAAGAAAGGGTATCATCGTTTTATATTTAAGAATAATTATATAGCATTATATTTAATTGATGATAATAAAAAAGTAGTTACTATAATGCATATATTTTATGCAAAACGTGATTATGGAAAATTATTATAA
- a CDS encoding type II toxin-antitoxin system HicA family toxin: MTVKEIEKILKADGWYFVASKGSHNQYKHAVKSGKVTVPNHRGDIPIGTVKAILKQAGLK; the protein is encoded by the coding sequence ATGACGGTAAAAGAAATAGAAAAGATACTAAAAGCAGATGGTTGGTATTTTGTGGCATCAAAAGGTTCTCATAATCAATATAAACATGCTGTAAAATCAGGAAAAGTTACGGTACCGAATCATAGGGGAGATATACCAATAGGAACAGTGAAAGCAATTTTAAAGCAGGCAGGTCTGAAATAA
- a CDS encoding PmeII family type II restriction endonuclease, with protein sequence MGSLSIDDVKIYVENHIGTFHKKRISSLDNLKLSTILKRKNPYLFKAKNILTAEQIVSGFLNAHISSNEETIFGDWLEGLALFINSKVYGGYKSGIQGIDLEFDDKNTRYIVSIKSGPNWGNSSQIKKMIADFKTAKKTLRTSNSQLHIVAVNGCCYGKEKNYDKGDYFKYCGQQFWEFISGDENLYIDIIEPLGFKAKEKSDEFMQSYTQMINKFTGEFIQNYCLSSGEIDWNKIVKFNSAKEK encoded by the coding sequence ATGGGTAGTTTGAGCATAGATGACGTAAAAATATATGTTGAAAACCATATTGGTACCTTTCATAAAAAGAGAATAAGCAGTTTAGATAATTTAAAACTATCGACAATCTTAAAAAGAAAGAATCCGTATCTTTTTAAAGCAAAAAATATTTTAACTGCCGAACAGATTGTATCCGGATTTTTAAATGCTCATATTTCCTCAAATGAAGAAACAATCTTTGGCGACTGGCTTGAAGGACTTGCTCTTTTCATTAACTCTAAAGTGTATGGAGGTTATAAATCCGGTATACAAGGTATTGACCTTGAATTTGATGATAAGAATACACGTTATATTGTCAGTATAAAATCGGGTCCTAATTGGGGTAACAGTTCTCAAATTAAGAAAATGATTGCCGATTTTAAAACAGCTAAAAAGACATTACGGACAAGCAACTCTCAGTTACATATTGTTGCAGTGAACGGCTGCTGCTACGGTAAAGAAAAGAATTATGATAAAGGTGATTATTTTAAATACTGCGGTCAGCAATTTTGGGAATTTATTTCAGGAGATGAAAATTTATATATTGATATCATTGAACCGTTAGGATTTAAAGCAAAAGAAAAGAGTGATGAGTTTATGCAGTCATATACACAGATGATAAATAAATTTACCGGAGAATTTATCCAAAACTATTGTTTATCTTCCGGTGAAATCGACTGGAATAAAATAGTAAAATTTAATTCTGCAAAAGAAAAATAA